CCGCAAGCGATTAGCCACGTCGTGACGGAGCGCCTCGCCTCATGCGCCACCATCCGTTTCGGATTCTGCTGCTCATTTCCGCCCTGTCGGCCATGCTGACAGGCTGCGGCAAATCGGCCCAGCAGACGTGGACCGATCGCTTCACGCACCTCTGGCAGGCGTATCAGGTCACGTTCATTTCCCCGGAAGGACGAATCGTCGATGCGAGTCAACCGGATCAACGCAGTACTTCCGAAGGGCAGGCCTACGCCCTTTTCTTCGCCCTGGTGGCCAATGATCCGACCCGTTTCGCACAGATACTGAACTGGACCCGGCTCAACCTGGGCGCCGGGGATATGAACACGCATCTGCCCGTCTGGCTCTGGGGCCACCGGGCCGATGGATCCTGGGGCGTCATCGACGGCAATACCGCGTCCGATGCGGACCTGTGGCTGGCCTACATCCTGTTGCAGGCCGGGCGACTCTGGCACCAGTCCGCCTACACCGAGACGGGACGCCGGATGGTCAGCCTGATTGCCCAACGGGAAGTGGTCGACGTCGCCGGCACGGGGCCGGTGCTGCTCCCGGGGACGCGGGGCTTCGGTCCCGATGACCAGGGCTGCGTCACCGTCAACCCGAGTTACACCCCCCTGCCGGTCGCGACCTACATGGCGCACGAATTCGGCCCACCCTGGCAATCGATCGCAAAGCGGCTGCCCCAACTCATCCGTGCCACAACTGAACGGGGATTCGCCGCCGACTGGGCTCAGGCCTGCCCGGACAAACCCCTGACGGTGCCCGCGCCGGGGCACCCGCCGACGGGCAGCTACGACGCCATCCGCGTCTACCTGTGGGCGGGACTCGCCGCCCCCGGCACGCCGGGACAGAAACCGCTGATCGACAGCGTATGGGGCATGGCCAGCTATCTTGCCGGCCATGAGGCACCGCCTGAGCGCGTCAACCTGTCAACCGGCGACGCGGAAAACACCGGCCCCATCGGATTTTCCGCCGCGCTCCTGCCCTATCTCGAAGCCCAGCACATGAAGCAGCGTTTCCGGCAGCAGGCGGAACGGGTGACGGCAGGACAGCAACCCTCGGGCCTGATGGGCACCCCACCCACCTACTACGACCAGAATCTCGCGTTGTTCGCCCTGGGGCATCTGGCCGGTTTATACACATTCGATGAACATGGAACTCTTGAGGTGCATTGGCAATGAAAAATCATATTTGGTCACCGATACTGCTGGCCGGCGTATTAGGGATGAGCATGCCGACTATCGCGTACACGGCCGATCAGGGCGCCGCCATTGATCTGTTGCTGCATCGTGCCGACTACTGGAAAAGCAACGGCCGCATGGACCTGGCTGTTCAGAACTGGCAACTCGTGCTGCAATCGAACCCGAACCAGCCGGAGGCACTCGCCGGGCTGGCACGGGAAGCCGCCACCCAGGGCCACACCCAAGAAGCGGACACCTATCTGCAACGCTTGAAGCAGGTTACGCCGGCCAACCCCGCTATCGCCGACATCGAGGGACTGCTGGCGCTCGGTCCCAACTCCGGCCCTCGACTGGCCAAGGCCGCACAGCTTGCTGCCGACAAGCGCTACCCCGAGGCCCTGGCGGCCTACAACGACGTATTCAACGGGCCACCCCCGCCCAAATGGGCCCAAACCTACTTTCAGGTCATGGTTCAGACGCCGGGTGGACAGAACCGGGCCGTGAAGGAACTGACCACGCTTGCCCAGGATCATCCCGACGAACCAGCCTACCGATTGATGCTGGGGAAGGTACTTACCTACGATACGGCCACACGAGGCCGCGGCATCGACCTGCTCGCGGACATGAGCCGAAAATCCACCGGCACGACCGCCAGCGCCGCACGCGACGACTGGCACCAGGCGCTGGTATGGATGGGCGACGATCCCGCCGCGATCCCCTATCTCCGTTCGTATCTCGCCAAGTACCGGGATCGCTCTCTGAGCGATCGCCTGCACAAGCTCGAGAGCCAGAATGCGGCACGGAAGGTTCAGCAGGCTCGTGGACAGGCCCTGGGCAATGCCTACCGAACCATGAATCAGGGACAACTGGATCTCGCCCGGACTCGCTTCGCGAAGATCCTCGAAAAGGAACCGAACAACGTCAAGGCCCTGGAAGGTCTGGGCGATGTCGCGTTCAAGGACAAGCAATATGACGACGCGGCACGGTACTACGCCCAGGCTCGCACGTTCTCGAAATCCCGGGAGGAGACCCGTCGACTCGATACGGCGACCCAGAAAGCCTATTTCTGGTCCTGGATGCAGTCCGGCAACCAGAATGTTGAAGCAGGGCAACTGCCCACCGCTGCCAATGCCTACCGCCAGGCGCTGAGCATCAGTCCCGGGGACACGCTGGCCACCCAGGCGCTGGCGAACGTCTATCTGAAAATGGGCCAGACCCGTCAGGCGACGGACCTCTATGCCGCACTCACCCGAAAAAACCCGAACAACGCGGATGCCTGGCTCGGCTACCTGCAAACGCTCAATCAGGAGAACCGTCCACGGGAAGTCATCGCCCTGACCCATAAAATGCCGGCAAGCGTCTCCGTCAAACTGGAGCGCAATCCGGATTACGTCACCGCTCTGGCGAATGCGGAAGCCAGCCACGGAGACACCCGAAAGGCGCTGAGCCTGATCCAGCGCGCCATGGCCTCGGCCAAGCCCGCCCAGAGAACGGATCTGGCGATCCAGGAAGGCTGGCTGCTGTACAAGACGAAAGACGATGCCGCGCTCTACGCCCTGATCATGGACCTGCTGAGCCAGCCGGATGCCTTGTCACCGTCTCAAGCCAACGAAGTACGCAGCCTGTACCTCACGGCCGCGCAGCGGGAAGCCCAGACGGCACTGAAGAACGGCGATCCGTCCGCTGCCGACGCCATCGTGGCGGGTCTGGGCACGCAATACCCGGATGACCCCGGTGTTGCCCGCGTTCAGGCCAACCTGCTGGTGCAACAACGCAAGTTCGACGAGGCCGAATCCATCTATCGCCAGATCGGGCCAGGCGACACGCCGGGTGACGTGCAGTCGGCGGTTGGCGCCGCACTCGCCAACGGCGACGAAAAACAGGCCAAGCGTTGGCTCCAGGCCGGCCGCACCAGCCATCCCGACAATGTGCCGCTCAAGGAAATGCAGGCCAAGCTCGATCTGCAGAACGGCGACGATCGTTCGGCCAAGGCCGCCCTGCGTAGCGCACTGGCCAGCCTGCCGCGCGCCGCCAGGTATGCGCGTCCCTCTACCGGCTCGTCCGTGGCCTATGCCCAATATCCGTTTGCCGCCGGAATGCCGAGTGCGCCAGGATCGTCGGAACAGGAAGATGCGGGCACGGCGGCTTATCCGTTCAGCGCTGGCGCCCGTCATTCCGCGGGCACTCCGACCGAAACGGCAACGCCCGAGCAGACGGGTATCGCGACTGCGGACGTATCACGTACACGGGCACGTCTTCAGGAGCAACTGGACGGCATCGATGCGCACATGAGTTCGGAAGTCGGCGGCAACATCTATGGCCGTTCCCGCAGCGGTACCTCGGGCCTCGACCAGTTCGCCCTGGCGGGCTCGCAGGTCGAGGGCAGCGTCGCTCTGGGCTACAACACGCGCATGACCGCTCGCCTGACGCCGATCCGCATCGATGCGGGCAGCCTGAGCGCGGACTCGGCCAAACTGTACGGAACGGGCCCGGTCTATGGTGGAAAAGCCGGCGGCGCATCGGCCGAATCCGGCGTCGGCCTGACCGTCGGCGTCAACAGCGCCAACTACGGCGTCATGCTGGGCACCTCGCCCCAGGGGTTCACCGTCAGCAGTCTGATCGGCCAGCTCAATCTGCACCCGCAGGGCAGCCCCGTCGGCCTGAGCCTGTTCCGGGAAAGCGTGACCGACAGCGTACTGTCCTTTGCCGGCGCGAAGGACCCGCAGACGGGTCAGACCTGGGGCGGCGTATTCCGCAACGGCCTGGGCCTGAACTTCGGTGTGGCCGATCAGGATTCAAGCGTCTTCGGCAGTCTGAAACTGGCGTATCTCAAGGGCACGAACGTCAAGAGCAATACCCAGGTGGAAGGCAACTTCGGAGCGGACTGGTCGGTATTCGACCGCGAAAGCAATCGCATCAAAATCGGATTCGATGCCCTCTCCATGTTCTATGCCCACGATTCGAGCCACTTCACCTATGGGCAGGGCGGCTACTTCAGCCCCAGCTACTACTTCCGCCCGGCGGTCACCATGAAATGGACCGGGTCGGCCGGAGACCGTCTTGGCTACAACGTCGAAGGGTTCATGGGCTGGCAGACCTTCCATCGCGACAGCAGCGCCTACTTCCCCGAGGATAGCGCCTTGCAGACGGCAGCCGGAAATCCCTACTTCCCGGCCAGCACCGTCAGTGGCGTGGGATACGGCCTGAAGCTCAATCTCGGCTATGCGGTCACACGGAACTTGACCATGGGCGGATTCCTGGCGACCGACAACAGTCAGGATTACAGCAACGTCTCGGCGGGCCTCCAAATCAAGTACTGGTTCTCTCCGCAGATCATCCACTCTGAAAAACCCTTGCTTCAACGCAATTGGCTCATGGGGGTGGATTCGGGTGATACCAGTCCGGGCGGCGAATAAAACGTCCGACGACCCGCGACACCTGCCGTCGCGGTAAAAAAAGACGGGCCGCAGTCGGATAGACCGCGGCCCGTTTCACACCCGGACAGATTCAAATGCGCTCAGGCTTCCGGAGGAACGTATCCCTCAGGCTGCGTGACTTCCCCACCGAAGAGGAACTTCTCCATCTCGGTCTCCAGGAATTGTCGCGCTTTCGGATCGATGGGCGACAGCCGATATTCGTTGATCAGCATGGTCTGGTGACTCCGCCAGGCCAGCCAGGCAGATTCCGAGATCTGCTCGAAGATCCGCTGGCCGAGGGCCCCCGGATAGGGCGGCTTCGCCAGGCCTTTGGCTTCGCACTGCAGACGGGCACAAAATACAACGCGATCACTCATGATCATTCTCCACGATTAGAAAAGGGGAAGGCCCCAGCCTGCGCCGCCTATGCGGTGCCCGACTGGCCCTCGCTCGGTTTACCCGCGCGATCCGGCTCGCGCGGCATATGGGGACAGACCACCTCGAGCGCCTCGGTCATCAACAGGCGCTGGATGGGCTTGGGCAGGCCGAGCTGGATCATGTCCTGGCGGTACTCGACCAGATCGAGCCAACAGGTTTCTTCGGGGGGTAGCGCCTGGACGTCCTCCGCATCCAGCCGCAAACGCAAGACGGTCGCCGACAGGATAAAGTGCGTGAAGCGGTGCTGAAAATCCAGGGTCGGGCACTCATCTGCCAACGCCGGACCTTCCGCCGCCCATGACGGCAGACTCTCCGGCTCGGGCAGACACCAGAGGCCGCCCCAGATGCCGGTCGGTGGCCGGCGAACCAGCAGAACGCGACGCGCCGAATCCTGAATCAGGTAGAACGTACCCGCCCGGGTCGGTACCGTCACGCGTCGTCGTCGGGCCGGCAACGCATCCACACGATCCGTCTGGCGAGCCACGCAGTCCTCGGCGACCGGACAGCGGCCGCACTCCGGCTGAGTACGTGTGCAACAGGTTGCCCCGAGATCCATGATCGCCTGCGTATAGTCGGCAAACCGGGCGTCCGGTGTGTATTCCTTGGCCACCTGATACAAGGCCTGCACAGTCGCGGATTGCTCGATGGGCGTATCGATACCCGCATGGCGGGCAATCACGCGTTTGACATTGCCGTCCAGGATGGTGGCCGGTTCGTCGAAAGCCTGCGCCATGATGGCGGCGGCGGTAGATGAGCCGACCCCAGGCAACGCCAGCCAGTGCGCCAGAGTTTCCGGAATCCCCTGCTGCGCCATGACCCGGGCAGCCGCATGCAGGTTGCGCGCACGGGCGTAGTAGCCCAACCCGGACCACAGTGCCAGCACTTCGTCGATCGATGCGGCAGCCAGATCCTCCAGCCGGGGGAATCGTTCCATGAACCGATTGAAGTAATCGATGACCGTGGCCACCTGGGTCTGCTGGAGCATCACCTCCGAAACCCAGACCCGGTAGGGGGTTCGGGGGTGCTGCCAGGGCAAATCATGACGCCCGTGCACATCGAACCAGGTCAGCAGGCGCGCCGAGAATGGCGCCAGACTTACGGTATCACTCAAGATCGAATCACTCCGCGCGCCTCAACCACCTGCACAGGGTGAGCCGGTCACAGCCCCAATCCCTTCAGGAGGTTCTGAACGGGCGCAGCCCCGTTCCCCAGACGCTTCTCGAGCTCCTGATTGAGCTTTTCCTGAACCTTTTGCTTGGCCTGCCCTTCAAGCAGCCCTTGCAGATCGATACCGAACTTCGGTTGCGCGAAGGTTCCGGTGATCTTGATCGGAATTTCGAGCTTGCGCAGCCTGTCCAGCGCCTTGCCCCCCTGGCCGGTCGCCGTGTTCACCACGATCGCCGTCAACAGATAATCCAGGGATTCCCGGGCCAGATCGGCCGTCCCCTTGCCCGAGACGCGCAGCAAGGGAGATGCCCCCTGCAGATCATTGTTGCGCAACACACCGTTGTTGATCACGCCTGTACCGGTGATCGAGGAAAAATCGGTCGCCTGTTCCTTCGGCACAGGTTCCGTCGCACCCTGCAGGCGCGCCTGTGCGGCGCGGAGCATATACCCGAGATCGAACCCCTTGATCTGACCGTTCTTGAGTGCAAAGCGGATATTTCCGTCCAGACTCGAGCGGATCTTGCCCAATCGATCGCCCTGGGCGCGCAGATCCATGCCCAGATCCCCCTGCCCCGAAAGACGGGATTCACCCATGGCGGCCGTCAGCGCGGGTTGCAAATCGATATGCTGGGTATCGAGCTTGGCCTGCCACCCCGGCACATTGCTTCGGACGTCCAATCCCGCCTGGGACTTGACTGCCCCGCCGAAGGCGTTGAAATCGAGCCGGCTCAGATTGACTTGCCCACCAGCCGCAGTTAGTGCCAGAACGAGATTCTTCAGCACATACTTCTGATAGGTCAGCTGGGCGAGCTGTACCCCGATATCCGCATTCAGGCGACGAAGGGCATCGATGGGCAGCGGAATCGGCGTATCCGGCGGCAGGCTTGCCGAAACGTTCCGGGCGGTGCTGCCCTCGGCACCTGCAGACTTCGCGGGCGCCGAGGGCGCCGCATTGCCCGGCGGCAAATACGGATTCAGATCGAAAGCACCGCCCTGGAGTCGAACGA
The Halothiobacillus diazotrophicus DNA segment above includes these coding regions:
- the bcsZ gene encoding cellulose synthase complex periplasmic endoglucanase BcsZ — protein: MRHHPFRILLLISALSAMLTGCGKSAQQTWTDRFTHLWQAYQVTFISPEGRIVDASQPDQRSTSEGQAYALFFALVANDPTRFAQILNWTRLNLGAGDMNTHLPVWLWGHRADGSWGVIDGNTASDADLWLAYILLQAGRLWHQSAYTETGRRMVSLIAQREVVDVAGTGPVLLPGTRGFGPDDQGCVTVNPSYTPLPVATYMAHEFGPPWQSIAKRLPQLIRATTERGFAADWAQACPDKPLTVPAPGHPPTGSYDAIRVYLWAGLAAPGTPGQKPLIDSVWGMASYLAGHEAPPERVNLSTGDAENTGPIGFSAALLPYLEAQHMKQRFRQQAERVTAGQQPSGLMGTPPTYYDQNLALFALGHLAGLYTFDEHGTLEVHWQ
- a CDS encoding cellulose synthase subunit BcsC-related outer membrane protein is translated as MKNHIWSPILLAGVLGMSMPTIAYTADQGAAIDLLLHRADYWKSNGRMDLAVQNWQLVLQSNPNQPEALAGLAREAATQGHTQEADTYLQRLKQVTPANPAIADIEGLLALGPNSGPRLAKAAQLAADKRYPEALAAYNDVFNGPPPPKWAQTYFQVMVQTPGGQNRAVKELTTLAQDHPDEPAYRLMLGKVLTYDTATRGRGIDLLADMSRKSTGTTASAARDDWHQALVWMGDDPAAIPYLRSYLAKYRDRSLSDRLHKLESQNAARKVQQARGQALGNAYRTMNQGQLDLARTRFAKILEKEPNNVKALEGLGDVAFKDKQYDDAARYYAQARTFSKSREETRRLDTATQKAYFWSWMQSGNQNVEAGQLPTAANAYRQALSISPGDTLATQALANVYLKMGQTRQATDLYAALTRKNPNNADAWLGYLQTLNQENRPREVIALTHKMPASVSVKLERNPDYVTALANAEASHGDTRKALSLIQRAMASAKPAQRTDLAIQEGWLLYKTKDDAALYALIMDLLSQPDALSPSQANEVRSLYLTAAQREAQTALKNGDPSAADAIVAGLGTQYPDDPGVARVQANLLVQQRKFDEAESIYRQIGPGDTPGDVQSAVGAALANGDEKQAKRWLQAGRTSHPDNVPLKEMQAKLDLQNGDDRSAKAALRSALASLPRAARYARPSTGSSVAYAQYPFAAGMPSAPGSSEQEDAGTAAYPFSAGARHSAGTPTETATPEQTGIATADVSRTRARLQEQLDGIDAHMSSEVGGNIYGRSRSGTSGLDQFALAGSQVEGSVALGYNTRMTARLTPIRIDAGSLSADSAKLYGTGPVYGGKAGGASAESGVGLTVGVNSANYGVMLGTSPQGFTVSSLIGQLNLHPQGSPVGLSLFRESVTDSVLSFAGAKDPQTGQTWGGVFRNGLGLNFGVADQDSSVFGSLKLAYLKGTNVKSNTQVEGNFGADWSVFDRESNRIKIGFDALSMFYAHDSSHFTYGQGGYFSPSYYFRPAVTMKWTGSAGDRLGYNVEGFMGWQTFHRDSSAYFPEDSALQTAAGNPYFPASTVSGVGYGLKLNLGYAVTRNLTMGGFLATDNSQDYSNVSAGLQIKYWFSPQIIHSEKPLLQRNWLMGVDSGDTSPGGE
- a CDS encoding oxidative damage protection protein, translating into MSDRVVFCARLQCEAKGLAKPPYPGALGQRIFEQISESAWLAWRSHQTMLINEYRLSPIDPKARQFLETEMEKFLFGGEVTQPEGYVPPEA
- the mutY gene encoding A/G-specific adenine glycosylase, which produces MAPFSARLLTWFDVHGRHDLPWQHPRTPYRVWVSEVMLQQTQVATVIDYFNRFMERFPRLEDLAAASIDEVLALWSGLGYYARARNLHAAARVMAQQGIPETLAHWLALPGVGSSTAAAIMAQAFDEPATILDGNVKRVIARHAGIDTPIEQSATVQALYQVAKEYTPDARFADYTQAIMDLGATCCTRTQPECGRCPVAEDCVARQTDRVDALPARRRRVTVPTRAGTFYLIQDSARRVLLVRRPPTGIWGGLWCLPEPESLPSWAAEGPALADECPTLDFQHRFTHFILSATVLRLRLDAEDVQALPPEETCWLDLVEYRQDMIQLGLPKPIQRLLMTEALEVVCPHMPREPDRAGKPSEGQSGTA